A segment of the Symmachiella macrocystis genome:
GCCGTACGGATTGGCAGTCGCCGAGGGGCGTTTGTACGTCAGCACCGATCAAGGCACGATCTATAGTTTCGCCGCAGCCAGTCCCGATGAAACAAAAACGGTAAAGATCGAACCACAAGAAACTGCCGCCGATGAATTGGTTGCCAAAGCAGCAGAAGAGATTATCAAAACGACCGGCGTATCGGCCGGGTATTGCGTTGATTTTGGTTGCGGCGATGGACGGTTGGCGTTGGAATTGGCCAAGCAAACCGACTTAACCATCTTTGCGGTCGATTCCGATCCCGCGAACGTCGCCGCTGCCCGTCAGCTCATCAATGACGCCGGACTGTACGGCACACGGGTCACCGTACATCAACGCGATCTCGCGGCGACGACCTATCCCAAGTATTTCGCGAACCTGATCGTCTCAGGGCGTTCCGTGGCTGGCGAGGAGATCGCCGAGGGCCAAGAAGAAATCGCTCGGTTGCAGCGGCCCTATGGCGGTATGATTTGTCTGGGTACTCCGGGAGAAATGTCCGTGAAAACACGCGGCGCACTCGCCGATGCGGGGCAGTGGACGCATCAGTATTCGAACCCGGCCAACACCTGTAGCAGTGTTGATACGATCAAAGGTCCGCTCAGCATCCTGTGGTTCCGCGACGTCGCGCTGGAGATGCCGCAGCGTCACGGTCGGGGACATGCACCGCTGTTCCATCAGGGGCGGCTGTTTGTCGAAGGAATGGATGCGCTCCGCGCGGTCGATGCCTACAACGGACGCACGCTGTGGGAGTATGCATTGCCTGGCGTGCAGCGAGCCCACGACGCCGACCACCTGATGGGCACCGCCGGCACGGGGAGTAATTTCTGTGCTGCTGGAGACAGTGTGTTCGTCCGCTGGGACGATACTTGTGTGCGACTCGACGCAGCGACCGGGAAAGTGCTGACGCGTTACGAAGCCCCGCAATCGCCCGAGGGCAAAAAAGGGAAGTGGGGCTACATTGCCTGCGAGGATGGCATTCTGTTCGGGTCGGTGGTCAATGAGGACCACATTGTGCGACATTCCTGGAAGCCGGCCGACATGAGCGAACTCTTCACCGAGTCAAAAACGCTGTTCGCCTTCGACGTCGAGAGTGGTGAAAAGCTGTGGCAATACGATGCGCAGGAATCGATTCGCAACAACGCGATTGCTATCGGCGACGGTCAGGTCTTTTTGATCGACCGCGCCTTAGCTCCCGGCGACCGGTTGGATCAAGCGGAGAAACGCCGCGGCAAGAAGGATTTGAAATCGGACGAGCACCCGACCGGTGAATTGGTGATTTTGAATGCTCGCAGCGGCAAAATCAAAATGAAAAACGACAAGGACATTTTCGGAACGGTCCTAGTTTTCAGCGAAGCAAACGACATGCTGCTCATGAGCTACCAACCGACGCGATTTCGTCTGCCGTCGGAGGTAGGAGGCCGCATCGCAGTGTTTCGTGCCTCGGAAGGGTATCGCGTGTGGGACAAACCGATGAAGTATGTCACCCGCCCGCTCATCACTGACCGCACCATCTATACCCAAGGCGGCGCCTGGGACCTGCTGACGGGGGAAACGCAGCCCTTTGAATTCAAACGTTCCTACGGTTGCGGACAATTGGCCGCTGGGAAAAACATGTTATTGTTCCGCTCGGCGACGTTGGGGTATTTGGATTTGTCACGGCCCGAAGGACGCGAGGACTTTGGCGGGATTCGCCCCGGCTGCTGGATCAATGCATTGCCGGTCGGCGGGTTGGTTCTGCTGCCCGATGCCTCAGCCGGTTGCCGCTGCAGCTACCAAAACCGCGCCTGGGTGGCATTTCAAGGCAGCGAATGATTCGCGGAAAACCAGTTTCAAAAACCGGTTGCGCTTGTTGCGGAAACTAGTCATTTCGTCTCCGCGTGACGCGTCAGACGGTTTTGAAACGACCTGTAGAAAACAGTCCGGCGCGACGGGTGGGGAATCGAACATGACGGACAAACGGGCCTACGCGCTGGGTGTGGAAATCGGTGGCACAAAGCTGCAAATCGGCTTGGGGACTTTGGACTCCGAGACGATCGAACAGTTGTGGCGCGCTGATATCGATGCGACGCAAGGCGCTGAACGTATCCGCGCGCAGATCGCACAAGGCGTTGATGAATTACTCAAGCCGCGCGGCTTGCAACATGGCGACGTCGCCGGCATGGGCATCGGATTTGGCGGGCCGGTTGATGCGGATCGCGGATGTACGATGACCAGCCACCAAGTCGCCGGTTGGGATGATTTTCCGATCGTCGATTGGGCAGCGGAGACGCTGGGAATTCCGGGGATTTTGCAAAACGACGCCGACACCGCCGCGCTGGCCGAAGCGCATTACGGCGCCGGCCGGGGATTCGATACGGTGTTTTATATCACCGTCGGATCGGGGATTGGCGGCGGTTTGATTCTGGGTGGCCAGGTTTATCGCGGGAGTGGTCGCGGCGCGGCTGAGATCGGACACCTGAGGCCCGGCAACGTTCCCGGGCACCTGCCCTACCCCGGCACCACGGTCGAACAAATCGCCTCGGGTTTCGGCATCACACAGCGCGCACGACAAGCAATTGCCGATCAAACAGCAGCCGCCTCCTTCGCCGCCGCTCACCGCACCGCCGCTGCGCCGGAGATGATTGCCCAGGCCGAACCGTCCGCGCCGGCCGGTCGTCTCTTGGAATTGACCGGGAATGATCCAGAGAAAATCACGACCAAACACATCGCCACAGCTGCGGCGGTGGGAGATCCGTTTTGCCGGGGACTGCTCAACGACGCGACCGACACTTTGGGCTGGGCGATCGCACAGGTCGTGACGTTGGTCAATCCCGCCCGGATCGTAATCGGCGGGGGCGTCTCCCTGATGGGGGACACATTGTTTTTTGAACCGGTCGGTGCCGCATATCGCAAACATGTCTTTGCACCGTTTGCCGACGTCGCACAGATCGTCCCCGCGGCACTGGGTGAAGAAGTCGTGATTCACGGAGCACTGGCCTTAGCCCGCGATACGTTTGCCTGAAGCGCTACGCAGTCCGTTACAGCATCGACATGGCTCGCTCCGGGAACCGTCTCAACAAGATGTTGGGTGCCACTGCTGGCTTGCCCAGCAGTGTTTTTATCGCACTCAAGATTTACACTATTGAGCGAACCTGCAACTGCTCTGTTCTACAATTTCGATGAATTGCTATTTCATGAAGCCAACACCGATGAAACTTCTGCTGACCAACGACGACGGAATCCATGCCGACGGGTTGGCGGCGCTGGAGCGGGCAGTTCATGGGTGGGGCACAGCCACGGTCGTTGCGCCGAACGAGCCTTACTCCGGTTGCGGGCATACCGTGAATGTCTTTCGGCCGCTGTTAATGACCGAAGTCGCCGCCGGGCGACTGGCGCTCGACGGTTCACCGGCCGATTGCACGCGGATCGGCGCCACGCAAATTCTGCCCGATGCGACGTGGGTGCTGTCAGGCATCAACGAGGGCGGAAACCTAGGCATTGACGTGTATATGTCCGGCACCGTTGCCGCTGTCCGCGAAGCGGCATTGTTAGGCAAACCGGGCATCGCCTTTTCGCAGTATCATCGGGGCATCGTAGAAATCGATTGGGCAGTCGCCGAAGTGATGGCCCGCCGCGTCCTGGAGTTACTCGCTCCTCAACCGCTGCCACCGGGCGCTTATTGGAACGTCAACTTCCCCGCACTCGACGATGAGTCCACAGCGGAGCCGGAAATCGTCTTTTGCCCTTTGGACACCAGTCCCCATCGGCTGGAGTACGATTGCCGGGAGGGGAGCTATCACTACGTCGGCAGCTATCACGATCGTCCGCGACAACGGGGGCACGATATCGACGTCTGTTTCTCCGGCCAAATCGCTGTCACGAAGGTGGTGCTCGAAGGGGGCGAATAACCTATGGCTATTATGGTAGCCGGCTGTCCTGGGGCAGTAATCATCGGGTGGCAGCGATTGCCAACGGCAATCGGTGTGCCGTAGGCACAAGACGCAGCAATTTCAGCGGTCTCTGCCAATGAGACTCTGCTCGTTTTAGTGCGCGGAAATTGCGGCTTCTTGCGGGCTGCGCCCGCCCCGATGTCTGCGCCATCGCGGCTACCCTGGATACTTAGAGATTTACTGCGTCTATGCGTGCAACTTTTTTCCGCGTACCCTCCCCCGTTCCGGGCTTTATCAAGCGTCCAGCTCAAATCCTGTGCGGCGGTCGCGTGATAGCCAGCGATTTGCTTCTTCGTCGTCGACGAATAACTCGGCTTGCGGGTCCCATTGCAGCTTGCGGCCCAGACGCATGGCGATGTTGCCGAGATGACAAACGCTCACGCTGCGGTGTTGGCTGGCGACGTCGGAAATGGGGGCTTCACGGGTGACC
Coding sequences within it:
- the surE gene encoding 5'/3'-nucleotidase SurE, which codes for MKPTPMKLLLTNDDGIHADGLAALERAVHGWGTATVVAPNEPYSGCGHTVNVFRPLLMTEVAAGRLALDGSPADCTRIGATQILPDATWVLSGINEGGNLGIDVYMSGTVAAVREAALLGKPGIAFSQYHRGIVEIDWAVAEVMARRVLELLAPQPLPPGAYWNVNFPALDDESTAEPEIVFCPLDTSPHRLEYDCREGSYHYVGSYHDRPRQRGHDIDVCFSGQIAVTKVVLEGGE
- a CDS encoding ROK family protein; its protein translation is MTDKRAYALGVEIGGTKLQIGLGTLDSETIEQLWRADIDATQGAERIRAQIAQGVDELLKPRGLQHGDVAGMGIGFGGPVDADRGCTMTSHQVAGWDDFPIVDWAAETLGIPGILQNDADTAALAEAHYGAGRGFDTVFYITVGSGIGGGLILGGQVYRGSGRGAAEIGHLRPGNVPGHLPYPGTTVEQIASGFGITQRARQAIADQTAAASFAAAHRTAAAPEMIAQAEPSAPAGRLLELTGNDPEKITTKHIATAAAVGDPFCRGLLNDATDTLGWAIAQVVTLVNPARIVIGGGVSLMGDTLFFEPVGAAYRKHVFAPFADVAQIVPAALGEEVVIHGALALARDTFA
- a CDS encoding outer membrane protein assembly factor BamB family protein, yielding MLRNFLIPALLILCVSPLSAADWTQFRGNAARDGYTTDSLPAELALAWVHHPAHPPQTAWPRDDRMLFDRAFHVVAAGDTVFYGSSADGQIHALDAATGQEKWTFYTDGPVRFAPVVWRDQVYAVSDDGYLYCLSAADGSLIRKWRGGPEDDMVLGNGTLTSRWPARGGPVILEDTLYYAAGIWQSEKVFLHALDLATGESVWTNGESGQIEMPQPHGGANANSGISAQGYVVAAGDQLFVPTGRAVPAAFQRTDGAFQYYHLQKNGHTGGTSTMAAGPFFYNGGLAFVASDGVASDKLGAGTVAAFPEGLLHADGHTLRALKPVETTEPDRRGKPQTKMTHKELWKAEKIPGGTSLIVAGETIVSGASDSVATFGLTDREQQWTAQVDGKPYGLAVAEGRLYVSTDQGTIYSFAAASPDETKTVKIEPQETAADELVAKAAEEIIKTTGVSAGYCVDFGCGDGRLALELAKQTDLTIFAVDSDPANVAAARQLINDAGLYGTRVTVHQRDLAATTYPKYFANLIVSGRSVAGEEIAEGQEEIARLQRPYGGMICLGTPGEMSVKTRGALADAGQWTHQYSNPANTCSSVDTIKGPLSILWFRDVALEMPQRHGRGHAPLFHQGRLFVEGMDALRAVDAYNGRTLWEYALPGVQRAHDADHLMGTAGTGSNFCAAGDSVFVRWDDTCVRLDAATGKVLTRYEAPQSPEGKKGKWGYIACEDGILFGSVVNEDHIVRHSWKPADMSELFTESKTLFAFDVESGEKLWQYDAQESIRNNAIAIGDGQVFLIDRALAPGDRLDQAEKRRGKKDLKSDEHPTGELVILNARSGKIKMKNDKDIFGTVLVFSEANDMLLMSYQPTRFRLPSEVGGRIAVFRASEGYRVWDKPMKYVTRPLITDRTIYTQGGAWDLLTGETQPFEFKRSYGCGQLAAGKNMLLFRSATLGYLDLSRPEGREDFGGIRPGCWINALPVGGLVLLPDASAGCRCSYQNRAWVAFQGSE